From Salvelinus namaycush isolate Seneca chromosome 9, SaNama_1.0, whole genome shotgun sequence:
gtgcacattaatcaacgtttcagtaaaagtgctggTTTTAGCCAGCCGTCTAACTTTtagagatagatatatatatatatatatatctatctctctacccATTATGCATTGCAGCAAGacacagatgggggggggggggggggtaaatctGTCTCATTCAGGCTTCACGCAGTGTCTGTATGCTTTTCACACCTGGCAAACTTGTGCTTAAAACACATCTTCTGAGTTCTGCTACATGTTCACTAGAGTATTATAAAGGATAGCCTAATCCTTGCCTATTGTGTTGGCTTTTCACGCAAAGTAAACTATTGTCTCTTATGGGATGAAGCAAACAGGCTTGCGGGAGAAAGGAATAGGCGAAGCAGTCAGTGTATATACCCAGTTCTTTGCTTGCGGGCAAGGTTATCCTATATGGGCCTTGTTTTACACAATCTCTTTTGCTGCGAGGGTTTGTTAATGTCCAACTGAGTTGTGAGTAGGTTGTTTTGACAGGTGCATAGTTGCAGTAAAGGTCTCATGTTCGTGTGTATACTTGGTATAAAGGTTGTCATACAGCATAGATCCACGTGATGGTGTTATTTCACCCTTCCCGCTGGATACCGCCATTTTGTTTCTCCTTAAGTATAAACACTATTCTTGGACGTCATGGGGAGCAGTGGAAGCATAGACTTGGCAGGAACATTAGAAAGTCACTTGATTCCCTGCACCTCCCCACTTCCACTCCGTCTCCAATGCATGGTCTAGCTGGGAGAGTGGGTGAGGGCCTGCCTTCTCCCAGGGCCACTAAAGGGCAGAGCAGTGTGGGAGCAGGGACTTGTTTTACTAGATAATTGGACTACTAGTCTGGGTGAATCAAAGGGAAAGATGCATGGCAGCTACAGATGAATGAAAATATAAATGTCTTGCTGTCAATTCTGTATGTATGGGCATGAAGAGAGCTGAATGTTACTGTCCATGGAGAGATGAAACCATGAAGTGTAAATGACAGTGCAGTCTCTTTGTAGGATGAGGTGACTTTGATCACATGACTCCCCTAATTTAGAACCAACTGTTTCTTGAACCCTCACAAACAGCATGAGCCTATTCAGGGAACATTTCCCGAGACCTTTAGACGCTGTATAGGCTATTCATAGAGACCATGTCAAAGAAAATATTCCAGTATGTAGTATTGGTTCTCATAGTTCTTCGGGGGCCATGTTGCAGTCAAACAGATGTATTATTTCTATATATAATTCTATGTGATGATAAGCTATAATCAGTGCTAAGCAGTTTTTGTACTTAAAACACGCCAACATTGGCTAACGTGCTCCTTACTAATGTGTGTAGGTCAAAATTGTGACGACTGGCAGTTTCCATTTAATGcactgtttatttttattttggacAGATGGGGACAAGCGCATCAAGGTGTCCCAGCCTGTGGTggagatggatggagatgagATGACCAGGATCATCTGGGAGTTCATCAAAGAGAAGGTGCTGAActtggaggaggggagggggacgaCAGTGGTGTCTGTCAGCCCCAGGGAAGGCCTGCTCTGACTAGTCTATTTTCACACAACTGACTGACGCATAGATTCAGAGTGAATAAGTGTGTATGTGCCTGAGTGCAGGGAGATTGTCTGTATGATGTGGGAGGGTTTTTTGTAAGGTTTGTCACCCACTGGCTACTCACCTCTGGAGAGAGCAGATGGTGCGTTGGCTCAGTCTGAACATGGAGATTCATGGGAGTAAAAAAAACATTACTTTTTATCTGACAAACAATGTTAAATGTGTTTTGTCCCCCACGTAAAACAATATGGGTACACACTACACATGAATGGAGATACGACTATTACATCTATCAATAGATATGGTGCGATCTATATTGCATTAAGTCATAGTATTTTTAAAGATTGTTCTTGTAAATATTGACTTGACGTCTTACTgttttttgtatttaacctttaactaggcaagtcagttaagaacaaattcttatttacgatgactgcctaacccggatgacactgggccaattgtgctctgcCCTGTGGAACTCCCAATCAAatctggttgtgatacagcctggaattttGACCCTTATGTGCTTGGACTGGGGTGCGTCCGTTGACTAAAGCACGCCCATTCTATCAGTCTAAGTTCACTGACATAAACAGTGTCTGAAATCCTGTAGAGCAGTTGACAATGTAAAGAAAGAATGAGTTCTGATTCCTGTCACTATGTTCTGCTTTTCCAGCTCATCCTCTCCAATGTGGATGTGGAGCTGAAGTACTACGACCTGGGTCTGCCATACCGTGACCAGACTGACGACCAGGTCACCATCGACTCTGCCATCGCCACCCAGAAGTACCATGTCGCTGTTAAATGTGCCACCATCACTCCTGATGAACAAAGAGTAGAAGGTATTTCAATAGCATATAAGCAGTGTTTTATAGTTTTGCTATAAAGGTTTAATTCCCTCTCCAAATGCTCCCTTTAAGGGTCACTTGGCTTAGAGAGCAATCACACATTGCAGTATTTTTGTAGTTAAACCGACAATAGGAACCTGTGTCTTAAATGTCGCTGTTTTGTGAGAACTGTGGTTTACCATCAGAGTTCAAACTGAAGAAGATGTGGAAGAGCCCCAACGGAACCATCAGGAACATCCTGGGCGGCACAGTCTTCCGTGAGCCAATCATCTGCAAGAACATTCCCAGGCTTGTTCCAGGTTGGACACAGCCCATCACCATTGGCAGACATGCCTTTGGTGACCAGGTCAGTTCCTTATAAATTGGAGCGATTTTAATATTTTTATCTAAATTATGTTATTTTTGACCGATCCattgttttacagtacagagcaACAGACTTTGTTATCAGCCAACCAGGCACATTCAAGATGGTCTTCTCTCCTACTGATGGGAGCAAAGGCCAGGAGTGGGAGGTCTACAAGTTCCCCGGAGGTGGCTGTGGAATGGGCATGTACAACACAGATGAGGTGAGTTCAGCACTGTGGTTTGTTTTGCcaactagatttttttttttttgtcagacTTTACTTTGCCACAGATTTTTCCCTTCATGAAATTATAGCAGTAGTGAATGGAGTGAGTTGGCCTCCTGTAAACATGCCTTAATATTGTTTGTTTACCATCACAAGCAGGATTCTGTTTGATTTTACGCCGTCAGAGGTCATGTGGCAGACTTTCAACTTGTCTAGTGGAAATGGAAGTGTGAATTGGGGGCTAGTTGAGGGTTAAGAGATAGAAGGTTGTTAACCTCTTTTACTGCTGCTCATATGACCTGCATGCTACACTAGTGGAGACCTTTGTACACTTTCTATTCCATCAGTCTATTTCAGGCTTTGCACATAGCTGCTTCCAGTACGCCATTGGCAAGAAGTGGCCCCTCTATCTGAGCACCAAGAACACCATTCTCAAAGCTTATGATGGCAGATTCAAGGACATCTTTGAGGAAATCTACCAGGCGTTAGTATTTGTTGCTTTTTATGGTCTCATTAGCCTCAACATGTATTGGGCAGTGGTCCTGGATACTGATTGGTTGAAACAGCATTCCAGACCTGTGTATATAAAACAATTGTGCATTGAAATACCAGTACTTCAGCCATGCACACTTTATTAACTAAAGTCTAATATTGGGTTTCTAGCATATTAGccaaactgggtggtttgagctctgaatgctgattggctaaaagctgtggtatatcagactgtataccacgggtatgaccaaacatttgtttttactgctctacttacgttggtaaccagtttataatagcaataaggcacctctgtgctatagagccccacagtggaggtgttatAATGCTCTATTTACTCAGAttctaaaatgctaattagcagcagtagacatcatgcaaaactacaaattcctgcaagctcctgcatgtcatctttagctgacacctttgctcaCAGGttttgtgtcaatttaaaacttgcacaacaCAGTTCAAGGAATtttccatttaaagaaatgttgccAATTACTACATTTAACTATTTAATGTTAGCTAATCTAGAGATTCTTACttttgcctcgattcggcagtctcgtccagatcgtCATGgaatttgtagttctttatgatagccacattagtggctaattagcatttcatttggggggggggggggggggtggaaatgCAGGCGACTATATTGAAACGTCACATTGTCCTATATtgacatggttatcaaaacgtcgcgccagggtaagcctacacgacaccagcccttattttaagtgtttctaaaattccctatggggaaaaatgaatggtggaaagaccattggaaccatttccctgtttgacctctaggttttatgggtattatgacgcatactgtggtactctatataccctggctaagggctgtatccaagcactccgcgttgcatcgtgcaaaagaacatcccttagctgtggtatattggctatataccacaccccctcgggttttattgcttaaatatacgcCGTAGGGCTGTTCTTAGCCACAATGTGAAGCAgattgcctggatacagcccttagctgtggtatattgaccatataacACAAAACCCCaaggtgccttactgctattataaactggttgccaACATAAATATAACAGTAAACAAGTAGTTTTGTGCCATACCAAGGGGTATATTGTTTGTTATACACCCAGCTGGAATGCTGCTTCAGCATCCAGGACCAAAACTACCTAGGTTATAATGTTTAATACAGTGCTCTCACACTACCATGTGTTTTGTGTCCATAGGAACTACAAGCCAGAGTTTGACAAGCTGAAGATCTGGTATGAGCACAGGCTCATTGATGACATGGTTGCCCAGGTGCTGAAGTCCGATGGTGCCTTCGTGTGGGCCTGCAAGAACTACGATGGAGACGTACAGTCTGACATCCTGGCTCAGGGTGAGGGATTAGGAACACCTCAGTTTAATTTCAAATGGAATATAAATGATGATCCAAATGttgagtgcagtagagattgGATTAATAGAGTCCTATAACAGACTATGGGTGACAGACATACTGTTTGGTCTCCATAGGTTTCGGCTCTCTGGGTCTGATGACGTCAGTGCTGGTATGTCCCGATGGTAAGACCATTGAGGCTGAGGCAGCCCACGGCACAGTGACCAGACACTACCGCGAGCACCAGAAGGTTAGACTCATTCTACTAACTTCCATTACAGCCCAAGATCCATATTTAGAGAAACATAAATCATGTTCCGTGGTGCGTACAACAGTCAAATTACAGTGGCTCTCTATTTGAATGTCTGTTTGATTTATGTATGAACAGTGCCATCTTGTGGTGGACAATATGCTGCCAGAATGACTTCATAGGATGAAAGAAATGATCCATCAACATGGGATTATTGGAGTCATATTGTCCATACTTTACAGATTATGTAAAAGCATCTGTATTTCCATTGGTACACTGTAACCTAACTTTACCCCTTCTGTATCCACCTTTAGGGAAACCCAACCAGCACCAATCCCATTGCCAGCATCTTTGCCTGGACCAGAGGGCTTGAGCATCGGGGTAAACTTGATGGGAACCCTGACCTGATCAAGTAAGAAATTAATGCAGTGTGTCATTTTCAACTTGTAATTTTTAACTAATATTGTCACTAACTATATAATGGTGTACTGTCCCCGTGTCCTATTCCATTAGTGTTTGCCAGGCAAATGGCAGTGTTTTTATATTCACAAGCCAATTGTTGTGCCCATTACTGAATCTTGTCTGTTTGACCTGCAGGTTCGCCCTGACTCTGGAGAAGGTATGTGTGGAGACTGTTGAGAGTGGTGTTATGACTAAGGACCTCGCCGGCTGCATTCACGGACTTTCCAAGTGAGCTCCTTACTATTCCTTTGACCAAATTCTTGATCTAACATGTTTATTAATGCATGGATTGTATTATAATCATGGGGGGAATCATATTTCCCTATTGGAAGTTTGTATGATTCTGTCTCAGGGACAGGGTCCTGACTGTGAGGACTGAGTAACTTGTGTTCTGATCTGTGATTGCAGATGCAAGCTGAATGTACACTACGTCAACACTGAGGACTTCCTGGATGCCATCAAGAACAACCTGGACAAAGCCCTGGGCAAATGAAAGATTTAAATTTAGAGTACAGCTAGCCTGCAAATGACAAAATGTTGTCATTCTGTTTTTGTACCTTGTTTTTAATTTAGGTCAAGATAGCCACATGCGTATTGTCTGAAGGAAGAAGTCATCTGTAGAGCATTATTCAGTGTACCAGATTAGGTCCTTCTTTTATTCAGAGCTCTGTTCCATCTAGCACTCCTTCAACCTTCTTTCCCCATGTCTCCGAGGTTATATTTTTATGTGAAGTACTGTATTATACCTTGGAAGAAACTTGAAGGCGATGTCAAGAATATTTGCTAATAAATCTTCCTTGTTGGATCCTATGCTTGTATTCTGCCTCCATTTTTATCTTGTAAGATAAAAGGTGCACACTGATTTAAAGTTTTAAAATAAATTTATTATTTTACAGTATTGTCTGGTACACATTTTACATTTCTATCAACAGCATATTTCCACACCAATGTGTAACACAGAAAGCCATTCAAGTTCCAGATCAGTTTTTTTCCATTTGTTTCATCCCTAGAGACTTGTTTTTCCCCCACAGAAATGAGCATTTTGTATATTA
This genomic window contains:
- the LOC120053461 gene encoding isocitrate dehydrogenase [NADP], mitochondrial-like — translated: MAGYLKVLSSLSRSAATFSKNPAVLAPAATCQSLQQRNYGDKRIKVSQPVVEMDGDEMTRIIWEFIKEKLILSNVDVELKYYDLGLPYRDQTDDQVTIDSAIATQKYHVAVKCATITPDEQRVEEFKLKKMWKSPNGTIRNILGGTVFREPIICKNIPRLVPGWTQPITIGRHAFGDQYRATDFVISQPGTFKMVFSPTDGSKGQEWEVYKFPGGGCGMGMYNTDESISGFAHSCFQYAIGKKWPLYLSTKNTILKAYDGRFKDIFEEIYQANYKPEFDKLKIWYEHRLIDDMVAQVLKSDGAFVWACKNYDGDVQSDILAQGFGSLGLMTSVLVCPDGKTIEAEAAHGTVTRHYREHQKGNPTSTNPIASIFAWTRGLEHRGKLDGNPDLIKFALTLEKVCVETVESGVMTKDLAGCIHGLSKCKLNVHYVNTEDFLDAIKNNLDKALGK